In Nomascus leucogenys isolate Asia chromosome 6, Asia_NLE_v1, whole genome shotgun sequence, one DNA window encodes the following:
- the CAPN3 gene encoding calpain-3 isoform X2, whose translation MHGNKQHLQKDFFLYNASKARSKTYINMREVSQRFRLPPSEYVIVPSTYEPHQEGEFILRVFSEKRNLSEEVENTISVDRPVPQPRSSDQESEEQQQFQNIFKQIAGDDMEICADELKKVLNTVVNKHKDLKTHGFTLESCRSMIALMDTDGSGKLNLQEFHHLWNKIKAWQKIFKHYDTDQSGTINSYEMRNAVNDAGFHLNNQLYDIITMRYADKHMNIDFDSFICCFVRLEGMFRAFHAFDKDGDGIIKLNVLEWLQLTMYA comes from the exons ATGCATGGGAACAAGCAGCACCTGCAGAAGGACTTCTTCCTGTACAATGCCTCCAAGGCCAGGAGCAAAACCTACATCAACATGCGGGAGGTGTCCCAGCGCTTCCGCCTGCCTCCCAGCGAGTACGTCATCGTGCCCTCCACCTATGAGCCCCACCAGGAGGGGGAATTCATCCTCCGGGTCTTCTCTGAAAAGAGGAACCTCTCCGA GGAAGTTGAAAATACAATCTCCGTGGATCGGCCAGTG CCACAGCCTCGCAGCTCTGACCAGGAAAGTGAGGAACAGCAacaattccagaacattttcaagCAGATAGCAGGAGAT GACATGGAGATCTGTGCAGATGAGCTCAAGAAGGTCCTTAACACAGTCGTGAACAAAC ACAAGGACCTGAAGACACATGGGTTCACACTGGAGTCTTGCCGTAGCATGATTGCGCTCATGGAT ACAGATGGCTCTGGAAAGCTCAACCTGCAGGAGTTCCACCACCTCTGGAACAAGATTAAGGCCTGGCAG aaaattttcaaacactATGACACAGACCAGTCCGGCACCATCAACAGCTACGAGATGCGAAATGCAGTCAACGACGCAG GATTCCACCTTAACAACCAGCTCTACGACATCATTACCATGCGGTACGCAGACAAACACATGAACATCGACTTCGACAGTTTCATCTGCTGCTTCGTCAGGCTGGAGGGCATGTTCA GAGCTTTTCATGCATTTGACAAGGATGGAGATGGTATCATCAAACTCAACGTTCTGGAG TGGCTGCAGCTCACCATGTATGCCTGA
- the CAPN3 gene encoding calpain-3 isoform X1, protein MHGNKQHLQKDFFLYNASKARSKTYINMREVSQRFRLPPSEYVIVPSTYEPHQEGEFILRVFSEKRNLSEEVENTISVDRPVKKKKTKPIIFVSDRANSNKELGVDQESEEGKGKTSPDKQKQSSQPQPRSSDQESEEQQQFQNIFKQIAGDDMEICADELKKVLNTVVNKHKDLKTHGFTLESCRSMIALMDTDGSGKLNLQEFHHLWNKIKAWQKIFKHYDTDQSGTINSYEMRNAVNDAGFHLNNQLYDIITMRYADKHMNIDFDSFICCFVRLEGMFRAFHAFDKDGDGIIKLNVLEWLQLTMYA, encoded by the exons ATGCATGGGAACAAGCAGCACCTGCAGAAGGACTTCTTCCTGTACAATGCCTCCAAGGCCAGGAGCAAAACCTACATCAACATGCGGGAGGTGTCCCAGCGCTTCCGCCTGCCTCCCAGCGAGTACGTCATCGTGCCCTCCACCTATGAGCCCCACCAGGAGGGGGAATTCATCCTCCGGGTCTTCTCTGAAAAGAGGAACCTCTCCGA GGAAGTTGAAAATACAATCTCCGTGGATCGGCCAGTG aaaaagaaaaaaaccaag cccaTCATCTTCGTTTCGGACAGAGCAAACAGCAACAAGGAGCTGGGTGTGGACCAGGAGTCAGAGGAGGGCAAAGGCAAAACAAGCCCTGATAAGCAAAAGCAGTCCTCACAG CCACAGCCTCGCAGCTCTGACCAGGAAAGTGAGGAACAGCAacaattccagaacattttcaagCAGATAGCAGGAGAT GACATGGAGATCTGTGCAGATGAGCTCAAGAAGGTCCTTAACACAGTCGTGAACAAAC ACAAGGACCTGAAGACACATGGGTTCACACTGGAGTCTTGCCGTAGCATGATTGCGCTCATGGAT ACAGATGGCTCTGGAAAGCTCAACCTGCAGGAGTTCCACCACCTCTGGAACAAGATTAAGGCCTGGCAG aaaattttcaaacactATGACACAGACCAGTCCGGCACCATCAACAGCTACGAGATGCGAAATGCAGTCAACGACGCAG GATTCCACCTTAACAACCAGCTCTACGACATCATTACCATGCGGTACGCAGACAAACACATGAACATCGACTTCGACAGTTTCATCTGCTGCTTCGTCAGGCTGGAGGGCATGTTCA GAGCTTTTCATGCATTTGACAAGGATGGAGATGGTATCATCAAACTCAACGTTCTGGAG TGGCTGCAGCTCACCATGTATGCCTGA